In Onychostoma macrolepis isolate SWU-2019 chromosome 14, ASM1243209v1, whole genome shotgun sequence, a single window of DNA contains:
- the atp11c gene encoding phospholipid-transporting ATPase IG isoform X1, with protein MLRRRLNRLCGGDEKRVDSRTIYVGHRPCPDTEAFILSKFCDNRIVSSKYTVWNFLPKNLFEQFRRIANFYFLIIFLVQVIVDTPTSPVTSGLPLFFVITVTAIKQGYEDWLRHKADNEVNKYPVTVLEDGRSVKKESEKIKVGDVVEVVEDETFPCDLILLQSSREDDTCFVTTASLDGESNHKTHYTVPDTEMDLQALTAAIECEQPQPDLYKFVGRMHIYKPEQEPAVRSLGPENLLLKGATLKNTKKIYGVAVYTGMETKMALNYQGKSQKRSAVEKSINAFLLVYLCILISKAVVCNTLKYVWQSKDGQDEPWYNQKTQKEKDTNMYLKMFTDFLSFMVLFNFIIPVSMYVTVEMQKFLGSFFITWDKDFFDPEIQEGALVNTSDLNEELGQVEYVFTDKTGTLTQNNMEFIECCIDGFQYKHRDTPSELDGFTVTDGPVNKLQQKAGQEKEELFLRALCLCHTVQVKEAGSEEVLTDQVDGIDGVLPQPEEERGFIASSPDEIALVKGAMNYGFTFLGLESKNMKIKNRENDIEEYKLLHVLNFDPVRRRMSVIVQTKSGETLLFCKGADSSIFPRVKSEEVDRIRMHVERNATEGYRTLCVAYKQLSAEEYAVADTGLREARLALQDREEKLMAMYNQVETGMSLIGATAVEDRLQEEAAETMEALQGAGMKVWVLTGDKMETAKSTCYACRLFQRGTELLELTVRTLEDERLKREEKLLELLRDYHKRAVQDAPPVKAGVTRSWSTANQDYGFIVDGATLSLVMNPPREADASQYRSLFLQICQNCTAVLCCRMAPLQKAQIVKMVKNSKGSPITLSIGDGANDVSMILEAHVGIGIKGKEGRQAVRNSDYAIPKLKHLKKLLLAHGHLYYVRIAHLVQYFFYKNLCFILPQFLYQFFCGYSQQPLYDAAYLTMYNICFTSMPILAYSLLEQHISIEILLDNAALYREIANNAMLRWRPFLYWTVLGIFQGLLFFFGVRFLFSNPALQDNGQVFGNWSYGTIVFTVLVFTVTLKLALDTRHWTWINHFVIWGSLAFYVFFSFFWGGIIWPFLKQQRLYFVFANMLSSVSAWLVIIILILLSLLPEILLVVLRKPRGPHSRQKKPSQSNVGGNQSSLSSARPLLMRTFSDESNSVI; from the exons TGTGGAGGAGATGAGAAGCGAGTGGACAGCAGGACAATCTATGTAGGACATCGGCCATGTCCGGACACCGAGGCCTTCATCCTCTCTAAATTCTGTGACAACAGGATTGTGTCCTCCAAG TACACAGTGTGGAACTTCCTGCCAAAGAATCTATTCGAGCAGTTTAGAAGAATTGCAAATTTTTACTTCCTCATCATATTCTTGGTGCAG GTGATTGTTGATACCCCGACCAGCCCCGTGACCAGTGGTTTACCTCTGTTTTTTGTCATCACAGTGACGGCCATCAAACAG GGTTATGAGGACTGGCTGCGGCATAAAGCAGACAACGAGGTGAATAAGTACCCGGTGACTGTGTTAGAGGACGGCCGGTCGGTGAAGAAGGAGAGTGAGAAGATCAAG GTGGGTGATGTGGTTGAAGTGGTGGAAGACGAGACCTTTCCCTGTGACCTGATTCTGTTGCAGTCCAGTCGAGAAGACGATACTTGTTTTGTCACCACAGCCAGCTTGGATGGAGAATCCAACCACAAA ACACACTACACAGTACCAGACACAGAGATGGACCTGCAGGCTCTAACTGCCGCCATCGAGTGTGAACAACCCCAGCCTGACCTCTACAA GTTTGTGGGTCGAATGCACATTTACAAGCCGGAGCAGGAGCCAGCAGTAAG ATCTTTGGGCCCAGAGAACCTTCTCCTAAAAGGTGCTACGTTGAAAAACACCAAGAAGATTTATG GTGTCGCAGTATACACGGGCATGGAGACGAAGATGGCACTCAACTACCAGGGCAAATCTCAGAAACGATCAGCTGTTGAAAA ATCCATCAATGCCTTTTTGCTGGTGTATCTGTGTATCCTTATCAGTAAAGCTGTTGTGTGTAATACACTAAAGTATGTATGGCAGAGCAAAGACGGTCAGGATGAGCCCTGGTACAACCAGAAAACTCAGAAGGAGAAAGACACTAATATG TATTTGAAGATGTTTACAGACTTCCTCTCCTTCATGGTCCTCTTCAACTTTATAATCCCCGTGTCCATGTACGTAACCGTGGAGATGCAGAAATTCCTCGGCTCTTTCTTTATCACTTGGGATAAAGACTTCTTTGACCCGGAGATCCAAGAAGGCGCGCTTGTCAACACATCAGACCTCAATGAGGAACTTGGCCAG GTGGAATATGTATTCACAGACAAGACGGGCACGCTGACTCAGAACAACATGGAGTTCATCGAGTGCTGTATAGACGGCTTCCAGTACAAACACAGAGACACCCCGAGCGAGCTGGACGGCTTCACTGTGACGGACGGGCCTGTGAATAAACTGCAGCAGAAGGCTGGACAG GAGAAAGAGGAGTTGTTCCTGCGGGCCTTGTGTCTGTGTCACACGGTGCAGGTGAAGGAGGCTGGATCGGAAGAAGTGCTTACTGACCAAGTTGACGGGATCGACGGGGTGCTGCCCCAGCCGGAGGAGGAAAGAGGCTTCATCGCATCATCTCCTGATGAGATCGCACTGGTCAAAGGAGCCATGAA TTATGGCTTCACCTTCCTTGGTCTGGAGAGCAAGAACATGAAGATAAAGAACAGGGAAAATGATATAGAGGA GTACAAGTTGCTCCATGTCCTAAACTTTGACCCAGTTCGACGGAGAATGAGCGTCATCGTGCAGACCAAATCAG GGGAGACTTTGCTTTTCTGTAAGGGAGCTGATTCTTCCATCTTCCCAAGAGTCAAATCAGAGGAGGTGGACCGGATTCGCATGCACGTTGAGCGAAACGCAACG GAGGGTTACCGTACACTGTGTGTGGCCTATAAGCAGCTGAGTGCTGAAGAATATGCTGTGGCAGACACTGGGCTGAGGGAGGCTAGACTGGCTCTCCAGGACAGAGAGGAGAAACTCATGGCCATGTATAACCAGGTGGAAACAGGCATGAGTTTGATTGGAGCGACCGCTGTGGAGGACCG ACTTCAGGAGGAGGCAGCAGAGACCATGGAGGCCTTGCAGGGTGCTGGGATGAAGGTTTGGGTGCTGACAGGTGACAAAATGGAGACTGCAAAGTCTACCTGCTATGCCTGTCGTCTGTTCCAGCGGGGTACAGAGCTACTGGAACTGACTGTGCGGACACTGGAAGATGAGAGGTTAAAGCGTGAGGAGAAACTTCTTGAGTTGTTACGGGACTACCATAAAAGAGCAGTGCAGGACGCCCCACCTGTCAAAGCTGGGGTCACCAG GAGCTGGTCTACTGCAAATCAGGATTACGGCTTCATCGTAGATGGGGCGACGTTGTCGTTAGTGATGAACCCACCGCGTGAGGCTGATGCCAGTCAGTACAGGAGCCTCTTTCTGCAGATCTGCCAGAACTGCACTGCTGTGCTCTGCTGCCGCATGGCCCCCCTGCAGAAAGCTCAG ATAGTGAAGATGGTGAAGAACTCCAAAGGTTCTCCAATCACTCTCTCCATTGGCGATGGGGCCAATGATGTTAGCATGATCCTTGAGGCACATGTGGGCATTg GTATTAAAGGTAAGGAGGGCCGTCAAGCTGTGAGGAACAGTGACTACGCCATTCCTAAACTAAAGCACTTAAAGAAGCTTTTGCTGGCTCATGGGCATCTCTACTATGTGCGCATTGCGCATCTCGTCCAGTACTTCTTTTATAAG AATCTTTGCTTCATCTTACCTCAGTTCCTGTACCAGTTTTTCTGTGGATACTCTCAGCAG CCCCTGTACGACGCAGCCTATCTGACGATGTACAACATCTGCTTCACCTCCATGCCCATTCTGGCCTACAGCCTGCTGGAACAGCACATATCCATTGAGATTCTGCTTGACAACGCCGCCCTCTACAG AGAAATAGCCAATAATGCCATGTTACGCTGGCGCCCCTTCCTCTACTGGACAGTATTAGGAATTTTTCAGGGTCTCCTGTTCTTCTTTGGTGTCCGTTTCCTGTTCAGCAATCCAGCCTTACAAGATAATGGGCAG GTCTTTGGAAACTGGTCTTATGGAACAATTGTCTTTACCGTCCTTGTTTTTACTGTTACATTGAAG CTGGCTCTGGACACACGGCACTGGACGTGGATCAACCATTTTGTGATATGGGGCTCTTTGGCTTTCTATGTTTTCTTCAGTTTCTTCTGGGGAGGCATCATATG GCCGTTTTTGAAGCAGCAGCGTTTGTACTTTGTGTTTGCCAACATGCTGAGTTCGGTGTCTGCCTGGCTGGttatcatcatcctcatcctcctcaGTCTGCTGCCAGAGATCCTTTTGGTGGTCCTTCGCAAGCCCAGAGGCCCCCATTCACGACAG AAAAAGCCAAGTCAGTCGAATGTGGGGGGCAACCAGTCCTCTCTGTCTTCAGCCAGACCCCTGCTCATGAGAACCTTTTCAGACGAGTCCAATTCTGTCATATAA